Proteins found in one Methanospirillum hungatei JF-1 genomic segment:
- a CDS encoding CAP domain-containing protein, with amino-acid sequence MIWSKPTSTLVFLFICLIIISPLQADLTSEETDNRSTPYTLTPDLSLSDLIIPNSVESGKPISGSVIVTNRGPVPASHISMDVLLTQNATQGIQSIWLGSRGTDVMAPGTRGKIPFSFDVPMDLRDGEYFVKVSIRAYEPEIIFSDNTITSPEPVYIRKNLPWKGGDPNLQLSIDSVSTNSSSPNSPFTITYRILNTNTDAAGSCKLLFLLSPERDIIDGCRLREEQVFSIYGYMNEQGISDDLIPEHIPPGFYYLIGIIDYTGMIQETDETDNIFVYPDPISISYPQNLYSESYNDQITGYLFLKTNKYREYLGLSPLTFDTDLCTLALDHTTDMIRRSYFSHYTPEGIDPTGRAELMGYDVTRRMDDGSIRTGIAENIIRIAAGHTIGKAYTGFVDPTTPEDVADVMMIEWINSPEHNKNLINPTIEKIGIGTRFDGEYFYATQNFF; translated from the coding sequence ATGATCTGGTCCAAACCCACAAGTACTCTGGTTTTTTTATTCATCTGTCTCATCATAATCTCTCCATTACAAGCGGATTTAACGTCAGAAGAGACAGACAATCGATCAACTCCCTATACCCTTACCCCTGACCTCTCCCTCTCTGATCTCATCATTCCCAATTCGGTAGAAAGCGGTAAACCTATTTCAGGTTCTGTTATTGTAACCAATCGTGGCCCGGTACCGGCCAGTCATATCTCAATGGATGTGCTACTTACGCAGAACGCAACCCAGGGGATCCAATCTATCTGGCTTGGAAGCAGAGGGACAGATGTGATGGCACCAGGAACCAGGGGAAAAATCCCATTTTCCTTTGATGTGCCGATGGATCTTCGGGATGGAGAGTATTTTGTGAAAGTCAGTATCCGGGCATACGAACCAGAAATTATTTTTTCTGATAATACCATCACTTCCCCTGAGCCGGTTTACATCCGGAAAAATCTTCCCTGGAAAGGAGGAGATCCAAATCTACAACTCTCTATTGATTCTGTCAGCACCAATTCCTCATCGCCAAATTCACCCTTCACAATAACATACAGGATTCTAAACACAAATACTGACGCTGCCGGATCATGCAAGTTGTTATTCCTCCTCTCTCCGGAAAGGGATATCATCGATGGATGCCGCCTTCGGGAGGAACAAGTCTTTTCAATATATGGATACATGAATGAACAGGGAATATCTGATGACCTGATACCTGAACATATCCCACCAGGCTTCTATTACCTGATAGGAATTATTGATTATACGGGTATGATTCAGGAGACGGATGAAACAGACAATATTTTTGTCTATCCTGATCCGATATCTATCTCCTATCCTCAAAATCTCTATTCAGAATCATACAATGACCAGATAACCGGGTACCTTTTTCTGAAAACAAATAAATACAGGGAATATCTTGGCCTTTCACCCCTTACCTTTGATACCGATCTCTGCACCCTTGCCCTGGATCATACAACCGATATGATACGGAGATCCTACTTTTCCCATTATACCCCTGAAGGAATTGACCCGACCGGAAGAGCTGAACTGATGGGATATGATGTAACACGAAGAATGGACGATGGCAGTATCAGGACCGGTATTGCTGAAAATATAATACGGATAGCAGCAGGACATACGATCGGGAAGGCATATACCGGATTTGTTGATCCTACAACACCAGAAGATGTCGCGGATGTCATGATGATTGAATGGATAAATAGTCCTGAGCATAATAAAAACCTCATCAACCCGACGATTGAAAAAATTGGTATCGGGACCCGATTTGACGGGGAGTATTTTTATGCAACCCAGAACTTTTTTTAA
- a CDS encoding DUF2156 domain-containing protein encodes MKIHEEDFHPIELEDKDIFDRIYRDYPIQHSENTFGTLFCWRSYGHYKICEHEGCLIIKGETENYHSYRFPIGPVKPDVFHATIKLAQNLGEEAPLLILEPWQYSWMREHYPTLKLKPDREFFDYVYKSEILASLPGQDFLSVRKQLNKFRRKCPSTVELISESNMDEVLEFLVKWCQQRECDKYTILKHEKEAINEAVQYFDQLGFSGITVNPKGEIGGIAIFEELNPTTAVVHYEKALPDCEGIYKEVNIQTALYLKDRYHYINRESDMGIPGLREAKERYHPDHMVKLYYLENS; translated from the coding sequence ATGAAGATACATGAAGAAGATTTCCACCCGATAGAGCTTGAGGATAAGGATATTTTTGATAGGATTTATCGGGATTATCCCATTCAACATTCTGAAAATACATTTGGAACATTATTCTGCTGGCGTTCGTATGGTCATTATAAGATTTGTGAACATGAGGGATGTCTCATCATCAAAGGTGAGACTGAAAATTATCATTCATACCGGTTTCCTATCGGCCCTGTAAAACCGGATGTATTTCATGCGACCATTAAACTTGCGCAGAATCTTGGAGAAGAAGCCCCACTTCTCATATTAGAGCCATGGCAATATTCCTGGATGAGGGAGCATTATCCAACCCTGAAATTAAAGCCGGATCGTGAATTTTTTGATTATGTTTATAAATCAGAGATTCTTGCCTCACTTCCCGGTCAGGATTTTTTGTCGGTCAGAAAACAATTAAATAAATTTCGACGGAAATGCCCATCAACGGTAGAACTTATTTCTGAATCCAACATGGATGAAGTTTTGGAATTTTTGGTAAAATGGTGTCAGCAACGTGAATGTGATAAATATACTATTTTAAAACATGAAAAGGAGGCAATTAATGAAGCAGTTCAGTATTTTGACCAACTTGGCTTTTCTGGAATTACGGTAAACCCGAAAGGAGAGATTGGAGGGATTGCAATCTTCGAAGAACTGAATCCTACAACAGCCGTCGTTCATTATGAAAAGGCATTACCTGACTGTGAGGGTATATACAAGGAAGTTAATATCCAGACTGCACTATATCTGAAGGACAGATATCATTACATTAACCGGGAGAGTGATATGGGAATTCCCGGACTTCGTGAAGCCAAAGAGCGATATCATCCGGATCATATGGTAAAATTGTATTATCTGGAAAATTCGTAA
- a CDS encoding GNAT family N-acetyltransferase, producing the protein MNNSSSDSIQFLITDIWDTDAIVTLYKEAGWWKDEYHPDEIPEFIRASFRFCVGVHQPAGETVATGRIISDGTSTGIIQDMCVLKKFRGQGIGHNLLAFLIKTARDAGLFRIILVAEPGTSPFYEQSEFIADKDKIFLLYQKGRDNEDT; encoded by the coding sequence ATGAATAATTCTTCCAGCGATTCAATTCAATTTTTAATAACTGATATCTGGGATACAGATGCAATTGTGACCCTTTACAAAGAAGCCGGGTGGTGGAAGGATGAATACCATCCTGATGAGATACCAGAATTTATCAGAGCATCTTTCCGGTTTTGTGTCGGGGTGCATCAGCCGGCCGGTGAAACAGTAGCAACAGGGAGGATAATCTCTGATGGTACCAGTACCGGAATAATTCAGGATATGTGCGTTTTAAAAAAATTCAGGGGTCAGGGAATTGGCCATAATCTTCTGGCTTTCTTGATTAAAACCGCACGCGATGCCGGACTTTTCCGGATTATTCTGGTCGCAGAGCCTGGCACCAGTCCGTTTTATGAGCAATCTGAATTTATTGCTGATAAAGATAAGATATTTCTTTTATACCAGAAAGGGCGTGACAATGAAGATACATGA
- a CDS encoding phosphate uptake regulator PhoU has product MEIRRVQMTGGSSYVITLPKDWVESTHIRKNDPLGVIVQPDGTLLITKNTTGDQIQRVKNLEIDTGIDPDLFLRLLIGIYIAGYNAIQITTKDRMTGTIRMKLREFSNMVIGPEFIEETDTSILIKDLLNPLEMPIQNSLKRMFVIVKSMHIDAIDAFIAHDSDLITDVIERDNDVDRLFWLIARQTNMILHNVHLSRKMNMNISEMLPHFQVARIIERVGDHSVRIALNAKKIQEAEIAGEIQGHIRKASEGALTTFEKSVESFFTHDLKKANKMIEYMHDLEESFLKINTELLSLPVNIAVPLRNITDSIRRSGEYSADIAENVINYEMMFEKKAL; this is encoded by the coding sequence ATGGAAATACGTCGGGTTCAAATGACCGGAGGGTCATCCTATGTGATCACCCTTCCGAAAGACTGGGTAGAATCAACCCACATCAGGAAGAATGATCCCCTGGGTGTAATAGTACAACCAGACGGGACGCTGTTAATTACTAAAAATACAACCGGAGATCAGATTCAGCGCGTGAAAAATCTGGAGATTGATACCGGAATCGACCCTGATCTCTTCTTAAGACTCCTTATCGGGATCTATATCGCCGGATATAATGCCATTCAGATAACTACAAAAGACCGGATGACCGGGACCATACGAATGAAACTTCGGGAATTTTCCAACATGGTCATCGGCCCTGAGTTCATTGAAGAGACAGATACCAGTATCCTCATAAAAGATCTTTTAAATCCGCTGGAGATGCCGATTCAAAATTCGCTGAAACGAATGTTTGTAATTGTAAAAAGTATGCATATCGACGCTATTGATGCATTTATCGCGCATGATTCTGATCTTATCACCGATGTGATTGAACGGGATAATGATGTGGACCGGTTATTCTGGCTCATTGCCCGTCAGACAAATATGATTCTGCATAATGTTCACTTATCACGAAAAATGAACATGAACATATCAGAAATGCTTCCTCACTTTCAGGTAGCACGAATCATAGAACGGGTTGGTGACCACAGTGTCAGAATTGCCCTGAACGCAAAAAAGATCCAGGAGGCAGAAATTGCCGGGGAGATACAGGGCCACATCAGGAAAGCATCAGAGGGCGCATTAACCACATTTGAAAAGAGTGTTGAGTCATTCTTCACTCATGATCTGAAAAAGGCAAATAAAATGATAGAATACATGCATGATCTGGAAGAATCATTCTTAAAAATAAATACCGAGCTCCTCTCACTTCCGGTGAACATTGCCGTGCCGCTAAGAAACATAACCGACAGTATCAGGCGCTCAGGAGAGTATTCTGCTGATATTGCAGAAAATGTGATAAATTATGAGATGATGTTTGAGAAGAAAGCTCTCTGA
- a CDS encoding chemotaxis protein CheW, whose amino-acid sequence MAGIIPGIASSPSSDLNGLSPHKMTGKTDEEGAEESFQVVEFLLGQEHFAIDLFDVKEVVEYTRITKLPNSPTYIKGIIDLRGEITTIIDLKQQLAITSSHAASEEEKRIIVLDDRITHSKIGIMVDDVLTVSTYSASHVDETATSGEESSHILGIIKKKIKDKDKERTELVIWLDVKTLLRDMGQI is encoded by the coding sequence ATGGCCGGCATAATTCCGGGTATTGCGTCTTCTCCCTCTTCTGATTTAAATGGATTATCTCCTCATAAAATGACTGGAAAAACTGATGAAGAGGGTGCGGAGGAGTCATTTCAGGTTGTGGAATTTCTCCTTGGACAGGAACATTTTGCGATTGACCTTTTTGATGTAAAAGAGGTTGTTGAGTATACCAGGATTACCAAACTACCAAACAGTCCGACATATATTAAGGGTATTATTGATCTACGAGGTGAAATTACCACCATTATTGATTTGAAACAGCAACTGGCAATCACCTCATCCCATGCTGCATCAGAAGAGGAAAAAAGAATTATTGTCCTGGATGATCGGATTACCCATTCAAAAATCGGTATCATGGTAGATGATGTTCTCACTGTCTCGACCTATTCGGCAAGTCATGTGGATGAGACGGCGACATCAGGAGAAGAATCATCTCATATTCTTGGGATAATTAAAAAGAAAATAAAAGATAAGGATAAAGAAAGAACTGAACTTGTAATTTGGCTTGATGTTAAGACACTTCTTCGTGATATGGGTCAGATTTAA